In the Populus trichocarpa isolate Nisqually-1 chromosome 1, P.trichocarpa_v4.1, whole genome shotgun sequence genome, one interval contains:
- the LOC18095646 gene encoding uncharacterized protein LOC18095646, producing the protein MEAMDTTTNTQSSTPRWKQTGKEEKTAAVHEEMKRINQLPATSTYATHRLRVLNKILQLMSIKRTVSQDEELELLFAGLHL; encoded by the exons ATGGAGGCTATGGATACTACGACAAATACACAATCATCTACGCCTCGATGGAAACAGACGGGTAAGGAAGAGAAGACGGCAGCAGTTCatgaagaaatgaagagaaTTAATCAACTCCCTGCAACCAGCACTTATGCTACTCATCGTTTGCGTGTTCTCAATAAGATCCTCCAACTTATGTCCATTAAG aGGACTGTATCACAAGATGAGGAATTGGAGTTACTTTTTGCTGGGTTGCATCTGTGA
- the LOC18095645 gene encoding putative disease resistance protein At4g10780 has protein sequence MVRPNDPFWDYVEKMTGGLLKCMFCEYIFAAATSISRIKSHFAGVKGRGINVCAKVPKDIQEAASLAIYGTKKKRKTMPSSSNNGVANMISTSSQEEKKEFETLARDVEEMLMEVESTDKIENKSAGELVQLVKMSSSLEGNIVDAHESSGNAFPRTDLVGQSIEKDWQEIYGLSTENDDLNCGRENMAVDLIPEGVHETIGDAWPTTEQVGQAFERNTDDIWSLLNKEQVFTIGVCGKGGVGKTTLVMHIHNLLLKRPNYFRHVYWITVTQDLSICKLQNLIAEYIDLDLSNEDDESRRAVKLSKAFVSKQKSLLILDNLWYHFDAEKVGIPIGAKECKLIFTTRSSDVCKWMGCLENVVKLEPLSKDEAWSLFAKELGNYDINVEPLAKLLASECAGLPLGIKTLARSMRGVEDASVWRKVLEKWEESKLGQSSMELEVFRMLKFSYIHLNDSSLQQCLLHCALFPEDSKINRNEVIEYLIVERIIEAIGSRQSQFDKGHSMLNKLESACLLESFITEDYRYVKMHDLIRDMALQIMIQEPWLKLVFN, from the coding sequence ATGGTTAGACCGAATGATCCCTTCTGGGATTATGTGGAGAAGATGACTGGTGGTCTTTTGAAGTGCATGTTTTGTGAGTATATATTTGCTGCTGCTACTTCAATTTCGAGGATCAAGTCGCATTTCGCTGGAGTCAAAGGGCGTGGCATTAATGTTTGTGCAAAAGTGCCTAAAGATATCCAAGAAGCAGCCTCCCTAGCTATTTATGGCACAAAAAAGAAACGTAAAACCATGCCAAGTTCAAGCAATAATGGGGTGGCTAATATGATTTCAACTTCTTctcaagaagagaagaaagaatttGAAACTCTTGCGAGAGATGTAGAAGAGATGCTAATGGAAGTTGAAAGCACCGATAAAATAGAGAACAAGAGTGCTGGAGAATTGGTCCAGCTTGTTAAAATGAGTAGCTCTCTTGAAGGGAATATTGTTGATGCACATGAGAGTAGTGGAAATGCATTTCCAAGAACGGAcctagttggtcaatcaattgaaAAAGATTGGCAGGAGATATATGGTTTGTCAACGGAGAACGATGATTTGAATTGTGGCAGAGAGAACATGGCTGTAGATTTGATTCCAGAAGGGGTACACGAGACAATAGGAGATGCATGGCCGACAACAGAGCAAGTGGGTCAAGCGTTTGAAAGAAATACGGATGATATTTGGTCTCTGTTAAATAAGGAGCAGGTTTTCACTATTGGTGTTTGTGGCAAGGGGGGCGTGGGCAAAACAACACTGGTGATGCATATCCATAATTTGCTTCTAAAAAGACCAAACTATTTTCGTCATGTTTATTGGATTACCGTAACACAAGATTTAAGCATTTGTAAGTTACAGAATCTGATTGCCGAATACATTGATTTGGATCTTTcaaatgaagatgatgagagtAGAAGGGCTGTAAAACTTTCAAAAGCATTcgtttcaaaacaaaaatctttacTGATTTTAGATAATTTGTGGTATCATTTTGACGCAGAGAAGGTGGGAATTCCTATTGGAGCGAAAGAATGCAAGTTGATTTTTACAACTCGATCATCAGATGTTTGTAAATGGATGGGCTGCCTAGAGAACGTGGTCAAGTTGGAGCCTCTTTCTAAGGATGAGGCTTGGAGTTTGTTTGCCAAGGAACTAGGGAATTATGACATCAATGTGGAACCTTTGGCAAAACTTCTTGCGAGTGAATGTGCTGGTTTGCCCCTTGGGATTAAAACATTGGCGAGAAGCATGAGGGGAGTGGAAGATGCTTCTGTGTGGAGGAAAGTACTAGAGAAATGGGAAGAATCAAAACTTGGACAAAGTAGCATGGAACTTGAGGTGTTCAGGATGTTGAAATTTAGTTATATACACTTGAATGATTCATCATTGCAACAATGTCTCTTACATTGTGCGTTATTTCCAGAGGATTCCAAGATCAACAGAAATGAAGTGATAGAGTATTTGATTGTTGAGAGAATAATAGAAGCTATAGGGAGCAGGCAATCCCAATTTGATAAGGGCCACTCCATGCTTAATAAACTCGAGAGTGCATGCTTATTGGAGAGTTTTATAACTGAAGATTATAGATAtgtcaagatgcatgacttgatCAGGGATATGGCCCTCCAAATTATGATTCAAGAGCCATGGTTGAAGCTGGTGTTCAATTAA